The following proteins are co-located in the Paenibacillus sp. FSL H8-0079 genome:
- a CDS encoding YaaR family protein: MKINPGFRPIQSGISSTDSGSKPVQSKNFSDMMNHQGERASQAELNRRFSEIQLQGDRLARSMTIRELKAYKQLVKRFLEETVRRGVSMKETRGWDRRGRGKRYKLIDEIDSALLSMADELLDTEEGKISLLQQVGEIRGMLINLSF, encoded by the coding sequence ATGAAAATCAATCCTGGATTCAGACCGATTCAGAGCGGGATCAGTTCTACTGATTCAGGTTCCAAACCGGTTCAATCCAAAAATTTCTCTGATATGATGAACCACCAGGGGGAACGAGCCTCACAAGCTGAACTGAATCGCCGGTTTAGTGAAATCCAGCTTCAGGGCGATCGCTTGGCACGTTCCATGACGATTCGTGAACTGAAGGCGTATAAGCAACTTGTTAAAAGGTTCCTGGAAGAGACCGTTCGTCGCGGTGTATCCATGAAAGAGACAAGGGGTTGGGATCGTCGTGGCAGAGGCAAGCGGTACAAGCTGATTGATGAAATTGACTCCGCTCTGTTATCCATGGCTGATGAACTGCTGGATACAGAAGAAGGAAAAATCTCTCTATTACAACAAGTAGGCGAAATTCGGGGGATGCTT